In Janthinobacterium rivuli, a single genomic region encodes these proteins:
- a CDS encoding DUF4238 domain-containing protein — MSGSQLHHYVPRFLLRRFGRGKNDQLHTYDKATHTAFSRAVGKLAAHYDYYDFEFSGQTMTIEPTLADVEAKAGAHIARIVRERRLNLIDPLELGELARFFAIQLVRTPANQASGAELFGQIETWLRAEGMPEAYFAPDPLVGTGKNAERVQMARRIMNAPRDYGRAFVDKDWVLFETDPCSPYLIGDHPLVMHNERPAGLRGNVGLTVEGIEIYFPLSPQLTLGMLCHSIGDQIHTKLAARHPGTLGNDHSQLARLDEAMTSGTPMHVGADGSTFFNGLQIAHAERFVFSSDGNFELVESMLKDDPSLQCGLRMTEATGKF, encoded by the coding sequence ATGTCCGGTTCTCAACTCCATCATTACGTGCCCCGCTTTCTGTTGCGCCGTTTCGGACGCGGCAAGAACGATCAGCTACATACCTATGACAAAGCCACGCATACAGCGTTTTCACGCGCCGTCGGAAAGTTGGCAGCACATTACGACTACTATGACTTTGAGTTCAGTGGCCAGACAATGACCATTGAACCAACGCTGGCCGATGTGGAAGCGAAGGCAGGTGCACACATTGCACGCATCGTCAGGGAACGTAGATTGAACTTGATCGACCCGCTTGAACTTGGAGAGTTGGCTCGATTTTTTGCGATCCAGTTGGTGCGTACTCCAGCCAATCAAGCCTCTGGGGCCGAACTGTTTGGGCAGATAGAGACATGGCTACGAGCGGAAGGCATGCCTGAGGCCTACTTTGCGCCGGATCCTCTGGTTGGTACGGGAAAAAATGCAGAGCGAGTGCAGATGGCGCGGCGGATCATGAATGCTCCACGTGACTATGGCCGCGCGTTCGTCGACAAAGACTGGGTGCTATTCGAGACCGATCCATGCAGTCCTTATCTCATTGGTGATCATCCTTTGGTTATGCATAATGAACGTCCCGCAGGTTTGCGCGGGAACGTAGGCTTAACGGTCGAAGGAATTGAAATTTACTTTCCGCTCTCTCCTCAACTGACACTGGGGATGCTTTGCCACTCCATTGGCGATCAAATTCATACGAAGCTTGCAGCTCGGCACCCTGGGACACTTGGTAATGACCATTCGCAGCTAGCTCGCTTGGACGAGGCAATGACCAGCGGAACACCAATGCATGTGGGAGCCGATGGCAGCACATTTTTCAACGGGTTACAGATTGCCCATGCGGAACGCTTCGTGTTTTCATCTGACGGAAATTTCGAGTTGGTTGAATCGATGTTAAAGGACGATCCATCCCTGCAGTGTGGATTGCGGATGACAGAAGCAACTGGGAAATTTTAG
- a CDS encoding amidohydrolase family protein, which yields MSEQVSQLLAPLAPVPHKMLIKGATIISMDGNVGNVPRGDILIANGTIAAIGQNLQADGAEVIDAAGMIAIPGMVDTHRHSWEGQLRRINPNAATLEDYCNATHFSFAKYYRPRDIYVGNVLTALGCIDAGITTVVDNSHNSRTAAHSDAAVDALLDAGIRAVHASGAPVSGVWDEAHWPGNLARLQARYFTNPDSLVTLAMMAQLEPAQWAVARQLGIPIVTEFFGGGMAAELESLHRQGLLGSDNIFNHCTCLPELGWRILREAGVRVNVCPRSDAHYGIEDGMNAWQAAYQHGIRPGLSVDNETSYSGDMFMEMRVAFYLQRVMGNCQGHRQGHRHAAAPTDAFRLLEAATIDGAAVAGLEQRIGSLTPGKQADLVLIRTGDLNLYPVNNAIGTVVHAAERSNIDTVIIGGRVRKRGGVVLGVDQAKLRAAIDESCGHLFNAAGYEPDLFAESFAPIHLA from the coding sequence ATGTCTGAACAAGTCTCTCAATTGCTGGCTCCGCTGGCCCCAGTCCCGCACAAGATGCTGATCAAAGGCGCCACCATCATCAGCATGGATGGCAATGTCGGCAATGTACCCAGGGGCGATATCCTGATTGCCAATGGCACCATCGCCGCCATCGGCCAGAACCTGCAAGCCGACGGCGCCGAAGTGATCGATGCCGCAGGGATGATCGCCATTCCAGGCATGGTCGATACCCACCGCCATTCCTGGGAAGGCCAACTGCGCCGCATCAACCCGAATGCGGCAACGCTCGAGGACTATTGCAATGCCACGCATTTTTCGTTCGCCAAATACTACCGGCCGCGCGACATTTACGTGGGCAATGTGCTCACGGCTCTGGGCTGCATCGACGCCGGCATCACGACCGTGGTCGACAATTCCCACAACAGCCGCACGGCGGCGCACTCCGACGCGGCGGTCGACGCGCTGCTCGATGCGGGCATCCGCGCCGTGCACGCCTCGGGGGCGCCCGTGTCGGGTGTCTGGGATGAGGCGCATTGGCCGGGCAACCTGGCGCGCTTGCAGGCTAGGTATTTTACGAATCCCGACAGCCTGGTGACGCTGGCCATGATGGCGCAGCTGGAACCTGCGCAGTGGGCCGTCGCACGTCAATTGGGTATTCCCATCGTGACCGAGTTTTTTGGCGGCGGCATGGCGGCCGAACTGGAAAGCTTGCACCGGCAGGGACTGCTCGGCAGCGACAATATCTTCAACCACTGCACTTGTCTGCCGGAATTGGGCTGGCGCATCTTGCGCGAGGCGGGCGTGCGCGTCAATGTATGCCCGCGTTCGGATGCCCACTACGGTATCGAGGATGGCATGAACGCCTGGCAGGCGGCGTACCAGCACGGCATACGTCCCGGCCTCAGTGTCGACAACGAGACCTCGTACAGCGGCGACATGTTCATGGAAATGCGCGTGGCGTTCTACCTGCAGCGGGTAATGGGAAATTGCCAGGGGCATCGCCAGGGACATCGTCATGCGGCCGCGCCCACCGATGCGTTCCGCTTGCTGGAAGCTGCCACGATCGACGGCGCCGCGGTGGCGGGGCTGGAACAGCGCATCGGGAGTTTGACTCCAGGCAAGCAGGCCGACCTGGTGCTGATACGCACCGGCGACCTCAACCTTTACCCGGTCAATAACGCCATCGGTACCGTCGTGCACGCGGCTGAGCGCAGCAATATCGATACCGTCATCATTGGCGGGCGCGTGCGCAAACGGGGCGGCGTCGTGCTGGGCGTCGATCAGGCAAAACTGCGCGCCGCGATCGACGAATCCTGTGGCCACCTGTTCAATGCCGCCGGTTACGAGCCCGATCTGTTTGCCGAGTCGTTCGCGCCGATCCACCTGGCGTAG
- the arsH gene encoding arsenical resistance protein ArsH produces the protein MHDLPNISAAHLDTPTLDKLAPPAVATHAPRILLLYGSLRERSFSRLLTLEAERLLRHFGAETRVFDPHGLPMVDSVSPDHPKVRELRELSLWSEGQVWCSPERHGAVTGVFKSQIDWLPLEMGSVRPTQGRTLAVMQVSGGSQSFNAVNGLRVLGRWMRMVTIPNQSSVAKAYQEFDDNDRMKPSPYYDRLVDVMEELYKFTLVVRDRSDYLTSRYSERKESMPADVRALAAEAMAHEAPGK, from the coding sequence ATGCATGACTTGCCCAACATCAGCGCGGCCCACCTCGACACGCCGACCCTCGATAAACTTGCGCCGCCGGCGGTGGCCACGCATGCGCCGCGTATCCTCTTGCTGTACGGCTCGCTGCGGGAACGTTCGTTCAGCCGTTTGCTGACCCTGGAAGCGGAGCGGCTGCTGCGGCATTTCGGCGCCGAGACGCGGGTGTTCGACCCGCATGGCTTGCCCATGGTCGACAGCGTCAGCCCTGACCATCCCAAGGTGCGGGAACTGCGCGAACTGTCGCTGTGGTCGGAAGGGCAAGTGTGGTGCAGCCCGGAACGCCACGGCGCCGTGACCGGCGTGTTCAAGTCGCAGATCGACTGGTTGCCGCTGGAAATGGGCAGCGTGCGCCCCACGCAGGGACGCACCCTGGCCGTGATGCAAGTGTCAGGCGGCTCGCAATCGTTCAACGCCGTCAATGGCTTGCGCGTGCTGGGCCGCTGGATGCGCATGGTGACGATCCCGAACCAGTCGTCCGTCGCCAAGGCATACCAGGAATTCGACGACAACGACCGCATGAAGCCGTCGCCATACTACGACCGACTGGTCGACGTCATGGAGGAGTTGTATAAATTCACCCTGGTGGTGCGCGACCGTTCGGATTACCTGACCAGCCGCTACAGCGAACGCAAGGAATCCATGCCGGCCGACGTGCGCGCCCTAGCCGCGGAGGCCATGGCGCACGAGGCGCCGGGCAAGTAA
- a CDS encoding cytochrome c/FTR1 family iron permease — MFSSIKKWLACYPLVAASLSLLLAGGAHAQATDAGAGAKQLWQLIDYVAVDYSGAVEHGKVVSEAEYAEMLDFTDNATTQIAALPAHASQAAIASAIADLRKAVVAKAGSVEVKRLAHHANSLLIAAYPIPVAPKVLPNLARGAALYAAQCASCHGVAGGGDGPLAASLEPKPIAFTDGERAQSRSLMALYQVISQGVAGTSMASFGQLSENERWDLAFYIGGMSHDAAASARGEKLWQDDPRSKKLYADLAAVTTLTQEAVAAKLGTDEAKALTAYLRSHADKAEAHKPAGLALSRLRLAESLAAMHAGDRAGATRLGLSAYLDGFEPIEPMVGARNKSLLLAVENAMLAYRSAVAKGTVADADAAGEKLQQLFTHVEAELGDAKADPMTTFVGALTILLREGVEALLIVIGIIAFLRKAKRKDVLAYVHAGWASALVAGGLTWVAATYLVTISGASREVSEGLGSVFAALVLLSVGLWMHQKSSAGRWQEYLHEKLTAAMTRRSAWGLFALAFIAVYREVFETVLFYSALAADGNGGALLGGFVVAIVLLVVIAWALLRTSARMPIGKFFSWTSAFVAVLAVILMGKGVAALQEAGWVGVSPVDFIRVDLLGILPTLETLLAQAAIVAIIVVGYGWNRVSAGKRKLA, encoded by the coding sequence ATGTTCAGTTCTATCAAGAAATGGCTCGCGTGCTACCCGCTCGTGGCCGCCAGCCTCAGCCTGTTACTGGCAGGTGGCGCGCACGCGCAAGCGACCGATGCTGGCGCCGGGGCCAAGCAATTGTGGCAATTGATTGACTACGTTGCCGTCGATTACAGCGGCGCCGTCGAGCACGGCAAAGTGGTCAGCGAGGCGGAATACGCCGAAATGCTCGACTTTACGGACAACGCGACGACGCAGATCGCCGCCCTGCCCGCCCACGCCTCGCAAGCGGCCATCGCCTCCGCCATCGCCGACCTGCGCAAAGCCGTCGTCGCCAAGGCGGGCAGCGTGGAAGTCAAGCGCCTGGCGCACCATGCGAATAGCTTGCTGATCGCCGCCTACCCGATCCCCGTGGCGCCGAAAGTGCTGCCGAACCTGGCGCGCGGCGCGGCCCTGTATGCGGCCCAGTGCGCTTCTTGCCACGGCGTGGCCGGCGGCGGCGATGGTCCGCTGGCGGCCAGCCTGGAGCCGAAACCGATCGCCTTCACGGATGGCGAACGGGCGCAGTCGCGCAGCCTGATGGCGCTGTACCAGGTCATTTCGCAAGGCGTGGCCGGCACCTCGATGGCCAGTTTCGGCCAGCTGTCCGAGAACGAGCGCTGGGATCTGGCCTTCTATATCGGTGGCATGTCGCACGATGCGGCGGCCAGCGCGCGCGGCGAAAAGCTGTGGCAGGACGATCCGCGCAGCAAAAAACTGTACGCGGACCTGGCCGCCGTGACGACCTTGACGCAGGAAGCCGTGGCCGCCAAGCTGGGCACGGACGAGGCCAAAGCGCTGACGGCGTACTTGCGCAGCCATGCCGACAAGGCCGAGGCGCACAAGCCGGCGGGCCTGGCCCTGTCGCGGCTGCGCCTGGCCGAAAGCCTGGCCGCCATGCATGCGGGCGACCGCGCGGGCGCCACGCGCCTGGGCCTGTCGGCCTACCTGGACGGTTTCGAGCCAATCGAACCGATGGTCGGCGCGCGCAACAAATCCCTGCTGCTGGCCGTGGAAAACGCCATGCTGGCTTACCGCTCCGCCGTGGCCAAGGGCACGGTGGCCGATGCCGACGCGGCCGGTGAAAAACTGCAGCAACTGTTTACCCACGTGGAAGCGGAACTGGGCGACGCCAAGGCCGACCCGATGACGACCTTCGTCGGCGCCCTGACGATCTTGCTGCGCGAAGGCGTGGAAGCGCTGCTGATCGTGATCGGCATTATCGCTTTCCTGCGCAAGGCCAAGCGCAAGGACGTGCTGGCCTACGTGCATGCGGGCTGGGCCAGCGCGCTGGTGGCGGGCGGACTGACGTGGGTGGCGGCGACGTATCTGGTCACCATCAGCGGCGCCAGCCGGGAAGTGAGCGAGGGACTCGGTTCCGTGTTCGCGGCCCTGGTCCTGCTGAGCGTGGGCTTGTGGATGCACCAGAAGAGCAGCGCCGGGCGCTGGCAGGAATACCTGCACGAGAAACTCACGGCGGCCATGACGCGGCGCTCCGCCTGGGGCCTGTTCGCCCTGGCCTTCATCGCCGTCTACCGCGAAGTCTTTGAAACCGTGCTGTTCTATTCCGCCCTGGCGGCGGACGGCAATGGCGGCGCCCTGCTGGGCGGTTTCGTGGTGGCCATCGTGCTGCTGGTCGTGATCGCCTGGGCCTTGCTGCGCACGAGCGCCCGCATGCCGATCGGCAAGTTCTTCTCGTGGACGTCCGCCTTCGTGGCCGTGCTGGCCGTGATCCTGATGGGCAAAGGCGTGGCCGCGCTGCAGGAAGCGGGCTGGGTTGGCGTCAGCCCCGTCGATTTCATCCGCGTCGACCTGCTGGGCATCCTGCCCACCCTGGAAACCTTGCTGGCGCAAGCGGCCATCGTGGCCATCATCGTCGTCGGCTATGGCTGGAACCGCGTTTCCGCAGGCAAGCGCAAGCTGGCCTGA
- a CDS encoding zinc-dependent alcohol dehydrogenase, which yields MLPTTMKAAVVEQLGQPLVLRDVPVPVPGPGQILVKTEACGVCHTDLHAAHGDWPVKPTPPFIPGHEGIGLVVAVGTGVTEVQLGDRVGVPWLYSACGHCEHCLAAWETVCAEAQFGGYTKNGGFAEYILADPRYVAHIPAGLSAVQAAPIICAGVTSYKGIKETGARPGQWLAVSGIGGLGHLAIEYAVAMGLRVAAVDIDEGKLEHARALGAEVTINARQGDPVAALREATGGGAHGVLITAPSIDAFQQGVAMTRKRGTCVLVGLPPGDFPTPLFDVVANCVTIRGSFVGTRQDMAEALAFAATGKVKAGVELQPLSAINEIFSRLEHGKVASRVVLDFSGK from the coding sequence ATGCTACCCACAACAATGAAGGCCGCCGTTGTCGAGCAACTGGGCCAGCCGCTGGTGCTGCGCGACGTCCCCGTGCCGGTACCCGGCCCCGGCCAGATCCTCGTCAAGACGGAAGCGTGCGGCGTGTGCCACACGGACTTGCATGCGGCGCACGGCGACTGGCCCGTCAAACCGACGCCTCCGTTCATTCCCGGCCACGAAGGCATCGGCCTGGTAGTGGCCGTGGGTACGGGCGTGACGGAAGTGCAGCTGGGTGACCGGGTCGGCGTGCCCTGGCTGTACTCGGCGTGCGGCCATTGCGAACATTGCCTGGCAGCCTGGGAAACCGTGTGCGCCGAAGCGCAATTCGGCGGCTATACCAAGAATGGCGGCTTTGCCGAGTACATCCTGGCCGACCCGCGCTACGTCGCGCACATTCCGGCGGGTCTGTCGGCCGTGCAGGCTGCGCCCATCATCTGCGCCGGCGTGACCAGTTACAAGGGCATCAAGGAAACGGGCGCGCGGCCGGGCCAGTGGCTGGCCGTGTCCGGCATCGGCGGACTGGGCCACCTGGCCATCGAATATGCGGTGGCCATGGGCTTGCGCGTGGCGGCCGTCGACATCGATGAAGGCAAGCTGGAGCATGCGCGCGCCTTGGGCGCCGAAGTGACCATCAATGCGCGCCAGGGCGACCCCGTCGCGGCCTTGCGCGAAGCGACCGGGGGCGGCGCCCACGGCGTGCTGATCACGGCGCCGTCGATCGATGCCTTCCAACAAGGCGTGGCGATGACGCGCAAACGCGGCACCTGCGTGCTGGTGGGCTTGCCGCCGGGCGACTTCCCGACGCCGCTGTTCGACGTCGTCGCCAATTGCGTGACGATACGCGGTTCTTTCGTGGGCACGCGCCAGGACATGGCCGAGGCGCTCGCCTTCGCCGCCACCGGCAAGGTCAAGGCCGGCGTGGAATTGCAGCCGCTGTCGGCCATCAACGAGATCTTCAGCCGGCTGGAGCACGGCAAGGTGGCCTCGCGCGTGGTGCTCGATTTCAGCGGCAAGTAA